Part of the Arachis hypogaea cultivar Tifrunner chromosome 6, arahy.Tifrunner.gnm2.J5K5, whole genome shotgun sequence genome, ACaagcaaatataaattaaatatataatttaattttaattttaatttaaaataaaaactaaataaattgtcagaaaaattgcaataaattttgttttaatttttttataagtttatttaaaagtaaaaaattttctaTAACCACTAACATCACTGATAAAAAAGTTATAagtcttataaaataaaaaatatataagataaataatatatataatttttgtatttttaatcatAAACTatggataaattaaaaaaaatcttatggaTTAACaagcaatttttttattttttttaattttttacacttATCAATATTTAAGTTATCTATACATCACTTCTCAAAATATTATGACTTCACAAATTATAATATagggttaagtacaattttggtccctaacgtagatgccgaaaatttattttgtctacgacttttttttgctacaaaatagtccctaaaattTAACTTAGTTTCAAAATTATCCTTCGAACGAAAATACCCtccccttcttccccaaaattaACAGAAGCAGAATCAGAAGCTGAAGCAAACCCAAAAATTGAAGCAGAAACAGAGAAAACACCAATGaaataacaacaacaagaagCACAACACCAACAATAACAAAAGATAAtggaatcagaagaacaacaacaataataaataatgaaaatattaagaagaaacattagaaaatcatcatcatcatcatcaaaaacCCAGATGCAGAACTCATAACTCAGATTTCGCACACGACCACCACCACCGCCTCTTCGACAACGACGAACGCAAGGACATGGGCCAGACAAGGGCGGGACCAGACTAGGGTGCAGCGCTGCGTGGTCGAGGTGCGGCTAGACGAGGGCGACGGTGAGGCAACGACGATGGCAAGAGTGAGGTGGAGGAGCAGAAACTGCGAATGACGAAGAGCAGGAGCAACGGCAGTtgcccttccccttcccccttcccTCTTCCCTCTTCCTTCTTCCCCTTCCCTTCCTTTCCCTTTCCATTCCCTTTCCCTTCCCTTCCCCAAACCAAACACTCCCATGATACCCTTTCCCCTTTCCTATTTaacccattttctttttcttttttatctttaattagggatatttttggaattaaaattaaaaatttgataaaaagaacgattttaaaataaattgaaacttTTGGGACCATTTTATTTGTAGCAAAAAAAGGCTggggataaaataaatttttgcccTCTACGTTTGGGACCAAAATCGTAATTAACCTATAATATATGaaattagttattgttatatatatgaaaaatgtgaCTTATTTACGTATTGTTTGAATTAGAAGAatttgtagaaaaataaaatgatggagaagaaaatggatgaaaaaatcaattttttattgtttggatcaacaaaaaaattgaatggaAGACAAAAAAGGTGTATGTGGAACTCATGTAAATTATTTCTCTTCAAAGTTGCAAAACACTGATGGAGAAGTACAAACATGGGTAAAAGTACAGAGTTAccctttaaattataatttatatataatatataaaaatattaatgtaattttactccattataattttctctcttcttactttttcttccattcaagtaaaagaaaaattttcttctatttttttccattcattttttcttcatctaaacaatacaaaaaatatatttttcttttcatttttctttcctctcatttctttctttccattttcttttctcttatttttcatcTTATATCCAAACAATAGCTTAGTATTTATCCATTTATCTCCTATTAATATTGTTAAAACAAGGATACATGTGACTTTATAAAAAAGGATATATCATATATCTTAGATTTTGATTATTTGAGAATTTACTGAGTGGCTAAAATAGCTCCACATCACGAGCCAACGAATGCTATCAATAGGGATGATCACAAAAACAGAGGAAACATGTATTTACAAAAATTACTCGTGATTTAGAGCTAGATAGGGACCTGTGAAATCCTCACGACCTGCCATGCAAAAATAGATGGGGAGTAAGGGGTGGCAAACGGGATGAAACCCGTCGGGCCGGCCCGCGTAATCTACCAAAAAGGGCGGGATAGACTGAAAATTTGAGACTgccaaattaaaaaatagattttgGCGGGTTTCGGTGGGGCGAGGCGGGGCAGGCTTCTGTGCCGAGTCAAGCGTTTCTTTGTCAGAgccatttttttacaaatttcaataatgttattgatctacaagaggataaaaatgataattgaagatattctaaattatattttggattatgttttatctttgattgattataaatttgaagatgtttaattatatgttttggacaatATTTGTTTTGGACaatgttagttttattattttgttttaaaaaatttaatttataattatatttattatatatttataattataaagactttaatctctgtaaatttagaaattataattttttatatctttagaaattataaatatattaaaaatggttgtgaaattatatatatattatttaatatttaatgattataaaaaaaaagagagatttggcGAGCTTGGTCCGTCAATCCGTCAGCCTACCGTTAGGCGGGACGGGGGAGGAATTCAGTACCGTCTCACTAGACAGAGTGAGGCGGTCCAATCCGCCAGATGGCACGATTATGGTGAGGCAGGGCGGGCTTCCCCATTTCCCACCCCTAATGGGAACACGGACATAAGTATCTGCCCCATGAAACCTATCAAATACAcgcgaatataaaattattaatttatcctaatttaaatatgtaaatagtataaattgatattttttagtataaaagcaataataaatgttattaattaagttaattacataattaaaaaattatgaataaatttttaactaattaaaaactgAGATCATTATTTTCACATATTAcaaagtttatgaaaaaaattttggataataaatcagTTCTTAATAGATTATACATTAGtccagtaaaaaaaataataattaatacattagatattattatttacttactaatataatatatattattgattattaagtttataattatattttaacccaattttttgtaactaaaatttaaatgattgaaattattaaatgctgaatattttgtatctaaccaattttatttttattattgaaattaaaaatgaatgagttgttaatcaattctaaatttaaatttagatttgagtaagaaaataaaaatattttaaattttatctcactaactataattaattttaagataagaaattattttGTACATTATATATATTGTAGGATAATTTAGTCATTTGCTATTTTTTAACAgtaaatattgtcaaataaaatagtataagaaattagaagaaaatatatttaccagttcaagaaatattaatttatctttcaattgaataattatatattgaataataaaagttattagtTTCTCTTCACACTTATTAATACTTAATTATGGTGTTTCGGTACATCATCTTATCAAAAAATATTAATCTATCTAGtaacttttgtaatgacataaatttataaattaaaaaatttaaaaatcatttcataaaatgtaaaattttaataattaataatgttgatcatattgttttgacttcaaAATTTAATAGgataccaacaaataaaattatcccAGGAAAACTTCAACAAAGACAAAAGTCTATGATTCGGGTGGGTTTCGTGAAAAATAGATTAAGTGAAAAATAGTAGTTAAGATGAGAGATTCGGGGTAAGTAAACTTATGAGGAAAAACACTTCTATTAATGGCAAATAAGCAATACGAGAACTAATGATGAGAAATAGAGGTGGAGAACAAGTGTTGAGACCTCCACTAATGTCACAAGAGGATGAATGAGCTTTGTTTAAAGTGGACAGGGGTTGGTTAATGGTTGTCGAGTGTTTTAGTGGAACACCAGAACGCCAGTTTTTACTCGTGAAGGTGGTGAAtgaaatgaagaataatgaaaggaaattttggagggaaaaagaTGGGTTTTTTAGCTTGTTAGCTTCAGAAGTCAGAAAGATCTAGAAGAAGGTGAATGTGAAAGTGAAAAGCAGTAAAAGtaaagaagaagatgatcaagGTAAAAGTGAAAAGTGAGTGTCTGGTTGAAGGTCtgtgaagaggaagaggatgaaaGTGAAGGTGAAAGTAAATGATGCTTTACCGAGGTAGCTTGAGGTCCTTTTTATAGTGTAAAACCATGGTGAAGAGGAAATCTATTGTCTAATGATTTTTAATGTGATATTTGGTTTACTgctttttccaaaatatctttaggTGTTCTTGTCACCTCAAGTCTTGTCAACTGGAAAGGTAAGAAATTGATTCCCGCACGTTAAACTAAAGCTCCTGATATGTAACATTAGTGAAGGGACATCTAGTTTGGTTTTCTTTTAACTAGATGACATCTTTACACTCCAAATCCAACCAATCCACTTCCACCAATATAGTTCCCGCTGAAGAGAAATTCAACACCTCAATGTGTTCTTTTGGGTTCTATCCTTTTAGCCCAATACCTTTAGAAGGAACTTAACTCTTTTTTGACCATGTTTGTAGgtcattataaaaattaattatataaaaaaaatgtttatatttttagtacacaatcagtctataagtatttttattaataagaaattaatctattttaaagacaaattcACCACATATTGATATTCTATTTATTAAGAGTCTGCTGTTAACTAATGGATTGTTATACATATAAAATGAAATTCGAACTCCAAATATTTGTTTAAACGGACAAATGATATGACTATTCAACCAATTCAAATTGATtgagacaaatactaattatttttaatattttaaattataaaatatttataaaaataattactatatataatttttatttaattttttaataaaatttttttatataattttatgtatcatTCCGTACAAGACACGAAAACATACACTAGTTATTAAATAAGATTTTGATTTGCTCATTTTTAGCTGCTGTgggattaaaaaaaatctaattatccaAGTATCTAACAAGAAGATTTTTTTACCTAAAGGcagattttttttccatttttccgGGCAGAAATATCGTgacttaataaatcatttttggACCACAAGACTAGAGTAAAGTAGTAACCacataaaataaaagagagagaaaaagtataccaaaaaaaaaaaggaattcctaaagtaaaaatattaaaagaaaaagcaacaGAAAACCAACGGTATTCATACATCGCTTGCTACGTGGCACCGTTTTTTCATGTTTGACTTTCTCCATTTCCCACCAAGCCATAAGCTTCGAACTTCGAAATTCATCGATACGAGCATCGTAATTAGTAAAACGATGACAAAGAGGTCGCACGATGATCCCGCACCCACTGAATTGCACCCTCGGGCCTCGGCCATCACAGTCTCCGGCCAACCAATTACAATCCTCCAGCTGGCAATTAACTCAGGCGGGGTCACACAGCAGCCACACACCCCCATAGTGGCATCCACGTAATTTCAAAACAAAACAGTGTCATTTCTCAAACCGAATATCCCCTCTTAAAACCCTGCGAAGTTCCCGTTCCCCCTTCCCAGTTATTTTCACTCGCGCCGTCACTCACATCCCTCTGCAGTAACAGAAAACCGAAATCGAAACAAAAAAAAGCACTTATTTCCGACGCTATGGCCGCGATCGCGCGCCTGAGAGCGTTTGCGCCGCAAATAAACGCGCTTTCGAACCGCGCTTTCGGATCTGCTGCTGCGGCGGTGCAGTACCACTACGATGAtgacgaagaagaagaggagtACGCTCAGAGCGTTGTCCCTAGCGCGATGCTCGACGCGCAGGGTTCGGCGCCGGAGCGCGGTGTACAGTGGGTTATGATTGGTGAGCCCGGAGCCAAGAGGCACGCCTTCGCTGAGAGGCTCTCGAAGCTTCTAGAAGTTCCTCACATTTCCATGGCCTCGCTCCTCCGCCAAGACCTCAATCCTCGCTCCTCTCTCTACCAGCAGGTAAAAATCGGAACCTTGATCAATTTCTAGGGTTTCTCCATGTTCTCAggagttattttttttcttcgctttttattttcttcctctgtttctttattctcttttctactTTTTCTTTCCGCTAGTGAAATTTCAGATTAAAGCTAGCGCGGATTGATGTAAAGTGAATTACTATTTCTTTTTTATCTGAAATTAGAAAGATTGAATTATAAAAAGTATCTGAGAATTTATCCGTTATTCCcaacattaattattattcgtGTGTTCCTTTCTAAACTGAATGCTGGTTTTGAGTGCGTTTATTGTTTAATTAATGATTGGTAATTAATCTTGTTCTGTTCTTGTTCCAATTCAGATAGCGAATGCATTAGATGCAGGAAAACTTGTTCCTGAGAAAATCATCTTTGGGTTGCTATCAAAGAGGCTGGAGGATGGATACTCCAGGGGTGAAACTGGCTTCATTCTTGACGGAATCCCTCGAACGAGGCTCCAAGCTGTGAGTTTCTCTTGTTCTGCAGTAAATTGGCATGCTTAGATACTGTCTATGCGATGAAAATCAGACAGTGGAGATAGATaagagagacaaaaaaaatttcaggctgaaaatttttatatttggCAGAAAATAGTGGTCTCTGACTCTCTGTTTCTCTGATTTTGTATTTCTATCTCAAAGGCTGAATCCAACTGCAATGGTACATTAGTTTGTGATTGTTTTGTGACTGCTGCTAATTTTTTACTTTGAATGTTGCTATGTTTCCCTGAGCAGGAAATTCTTGACCACATTGCCGGCGTTGATCTAGTGGTGAATTTCAAAAGCTCTGAAGAGAATTTGGTTAAGAAGAATCTCGGAGCACCAAAGCTCTCTCCTTGTCAAGAGTATATCTTTATGAGATGCTCCATGACTGCATCTAAGCAGATTCACAATGAGCATGTTCATAATCATTTAGAGGAGGTGACTATATTacgtttcttttttccttttcttctttccctAATGTGCTAGTTTGAAATTCATTTTATAACATATAGTTGAATTAGAAGTAAATCCCTTAAAATTAATGATAGGAATATTGTATGTAATATTGCATAATTTGAAGGAATGTTAGTGTCAATTTTCTTTCTcacttaattacaaattttttggGTGTTGTTTTGTAGCGCAAGCTGTTGGAAGATTACTACAGGAAGCAAAAGAAACTTCTTAATTTTGAAGTGGCAGGTGCTCCTGGGGAAACGTGGCAGGGACTTTTGGCTGCATTGCATCTCCAGTATGTTAATGCTCGCAGTTCTTCACAGAAGTTGACAGCCTGATGGGCCATCATCGTTTGTCTCTGGCATTGTCGGCATCCTTGTTCTATGTGAATATGAGGGCCAGAATTCGAAGGAAAAATTTTTTGTCACTGTCCCATATTAttgtgtttttcattttttttggtcCCCTATATTGGGAAAAATTTTGAGtgtgtgtttgtttttttgtCCCCTTAAGTAAGCCCTAAGGTAGAAAATAGAGAGCAGAGAGAATAGAATACGTAATGTATGAAACAATCACTAATCCTACA contains:
- the LOC112697220 gene encoding probable adenylate kinase 7, mitochondrial encodes the protein MAAIARLRAFAPQINALSNRAFGSAAAAVQYHYDDDEEEEEYAQSVVPSAMLDAQGSAPERGVQWVMIGEPGAKRHAFAERLSKLLEVPHISMASLLRQDLNPRSSLYQQIANALDAGKLVPEKIIFGLLSKRLEDGYSRGETGFILDGIPRTRLQAEILDHIAGVDLVVNFKSSEENLVKKNLGAPKLSPCQEYIFMRCSMTASKQIHNEHVHNHLEERKLLEDYYRKQKKLLNFEVAGAPGETWQGLLAALHLQYVNARSSSQKLTA